A DNA window from Mesotoga sp. BH458_6_3_2_1 contains the following coding sequences:
- a CDS encoding NUDIX domain-containing protein, translating into MKNTHRIKVRALIVKDESVLLVRHEHHGRPPFWCFPGGFVESGEDLFNAIKREIREETEVVVSPRSVIALLEFKSENLMEVIFSCDYVSGKLKLGSDPDNQGIPTLVDAKWVIIDELDRFKLLPVQLASLLKNGWDNLSSVELLQIKSKREVPTKDHVPGSL; encoded by the coding sequence ATGAAGAATACACATCGTATTAAAGTAAGAGCACTTATCGTTAAAGACGAATCCGTTCTTCTTGTTCGTCATGAGCATCACGGCAGACCTCCCTTCTGGTGTTTCCCTGGCGGCTTCGTTGAATCAGGCGAAGATCTTTTCAATGCAATCAAGAGAGAGATAAGGGAGGAGACTGAAGTAGTGGTTTCCCCACGCTCTGTCATTGCGCTTTTGGAATTCAAAAGTGAAAATCTTATGGAGGTGATATTCTCCTGCGATTATGTCTCAGGAAAGCTGAAGCTGGGGTCAGATCCAGATAATCAGGGAATCCCAACTCTAGTCGATGCGAAGTGGGTAATAATTGATGAACTTGACAGGTTCAAGTTACTTCCGGTTCAACTCGCTTCCCTTCTAAAAAACGGATGGGATAATCTCAGCTCAGTAGAGCTTTTACAAATCAAAAGCAAGAGAGAGGTTCCCACGAAGGACCATGTTCCCGGTTCACTGTAA